From the Lolium rigidum isolate FL_2022 chromosome 2, APGP_CSIRO_Lrig_0.1, whole genome shotgun sequence genome, one window contains:
- the LOC124686644 gene encoding ocs element-binding factor 1-like yields the protein MQSQTFLPSPPLPSMQRHGTRGAACGIAYQHSGGFGAAGVLLPLDYDPRIITHGQYGFASLADMVAPYTSCNGGDSDAAVGWSSPGDGEVHGHATGSGKGDERKTRRLASNRESAKRSRVRKQRRLDELSSRAVRLRAANQKLLVELNRVIAEHGRVARESAQLREEASELQRKLDGMGVDEAELAAAECTEERLEI from the coding sequence ATGCAATCACAGACCTTCCTGCCTTCTCCTCCCCTTCCAAGCATGCAGCGCCACGGCACCCGGGGCGCCGCCTGTGGCATTGCGTACCAACACTCCGGCGGCTTCGGAGCCGCCGGCGTGCTCCTGCCACTGGACTACGATCCTCGCATCATCACGCATGGGCAGTACGGTTTCGCTTCGTTAGCGGACATGGTAGCTCCATACACTAGCTGCAATGGCGGCGACAGCGACGCCGCCGTCGGCTGGTCGTCTCCAGGGGACGGCGAGGTGCACGGTCACGCCACGGGCAGCGGCAAGGGAGACGAGCGGAAGACGAGGCGGCTGGCGTCGAACCGCGAGTCCGCGAAGCGATCGCGGGTGAGGAAGCAGAGGCGGCTGGACGAGCTCTCGTCCCGGGCAGTGCGGCTCCGTGCGGCGAACCAGAAGCTCCTCGTCGAGCTCAACCGTGTGATCGCTGAGCACGGCCGCGTGGCCCGCGAGAGCGCCCAGCTCCGGGAGGAAGCCTCGGAGCTGCAGAGGAAGCTCGATGGCATGGGAGTGGATGAGGCTGAATTAGCTGCTGCAGAGTGTACAGAGGAGAGACTAGAGATATAG